The proteins below come from a single Melitaea cinxia chromosome 9, ilMelCinx1.1, whole genome shotgun sequence genomic window:
- the LOC123656327 gene encoding glutaryl-CoA dehydrogenase, mitochondrial — MSVHFKKCSKLLSAVCNNNNYKALSTTCSNNTKVTFNWEDPLNLDRLLHDDEKAVRDSLRAYCQEKLMPRVVQANRNEVFDRAIYKEMGELGILGCTIKGYDCAGVSSVTYGLITRELDAVDSSYRSAMSVQSSLAMGAIYMWGSEEQKQKYLPKMAKGELVGCFGLTEPNYGSDAGGLVTKVRSDSKSKSYILSGSKTWITNSPIADILIIWAKNEEGKVRGFIVDRAQVKKGLDTPRINGKFSLRASATGMILLDEVAIPEENLLPNVVGMKGPFGCLNNARYGIAWGALGAAETCLRIAREYTLDRKQFGRPLASNQLIQKKLADMITEISLGLQGCLQVGRLKDEGLVAPEMISLLKRNNCGKALEIARIARDMLGGNGVSDEYHIIRHVMNLEAVNTYEGTHDIHALILGKGITGIQAFY, encoded by the coding sequence atgtcTGTACATTTTAAAAAGTGTTCTAAGTTATTGTCTGCtgtgtgtaataataataattacaaagcaTTGTCCACAACTTGCTCAAACAACACAAAAGTGACTTTTAACTGGGAAGACCCTTTGAATTTAGATCGACTATTACACGACGATGAAAAGGCCGTCCGGGACTCGTTGAGAGCTTATTGTCAAGAGAAACTAATGCCTAGAGTGGTCCAGGCAAATAGAAACGAAGTATTCGATCGGGCGATTTACAAAGAAATGGGCGAGTTAGGGATTCTTGGGTGCACCATTAAAGGGTATGACTGTGCTGGAGTATCATCTGTCACTTATGGGCTCATTACGAGGGAACTGGATGCTGTAGATTCTTCGTATAGATCAGCAATGAGTGTACAGAGTAGTTTAGCTATGGGTGCTATATACATGTGGGGTTCAgaagaacaaaaacaaaaatatttaccaaaaatggCGAAAGGTGAATTAGTAGGTTGTTTTGGCCTGACTGAACCAAACTACGGCAGTGATGCTGGCGGGTTAGTGACAAAAGTTAGATCCGACTCTAAATCAAAATCTTATATTCTATCGGGTTCGAAAACTTGGATCACAAACTCACCTATTGCAGACATACTTATTATATGGGCTAAAAACGAAGAGGGTAAAGTAAGAGGCTTCATAGTAGACCGAGCTCAAGTTAAAAAGGGACTAGACACGCCCAGAATCAATGGTAAATTTTCTTTGAGAGCTTCGGCAACGGGCATGATATTACTAGACGAAGTAGCTATACCGGAGGAAAATTTATTGCCTAACGTAGTAGGTATGAAGGGGCCTTTCGGATGTCTCAATAACGCGCGGTACGGGATCGCTTGGGGCGCTCTCGGTGCGGCCGAAACATGTTTGCGAATCGCTCGAGAGTACACATTAGATCGGAAACAATTTGGAAGACCGCTAGCTTCAAATCAACTGATTCAAAAGAAATTGGCTGACATGATTACAGAAATAAGTCTTGGTCTTCAAGGTTGCTTACAAGTCGGACGTCTAAAGGATGAAGGTTTAGTGGCGCCCGAAATGATATCACTTCTGAAAAGAAATAACTGTGGCAAAGCTTTAGAAATAGCGAGAATAGCAAGAGACATGCTCGGTGGTAATGGGGTGTCTGACGAATATCATATTATTAGACACGTTATGAACCTAGAAGCTGTTAATACTTATGAAGGGACCCATGATATCCATGCTCTTATTTTGGGCAAAGGTATTACTGGAATACaagcattttattaa